A genomic window from Pecten maximus chromosome 2, xPecMax1.1, whole genome shotgun sequence includes:
- the LOC117340307 gene encoding uncharacterized protein LOC117340307 — protein MLIIGLDRAFKARVAPENTRGLFSHLLLNNRFINEDRMPKSKHIALALCFFKLVTLLVQLLFTVGIIMEKINPGYFDNTEESFLNDVFSWDISLGYVTHALGLLLLIVTLICVVLNVTTIAVVLTKQRKWLFGLSFVTIVLGALNVVILGLLCQVLDVAYCCDKSPDCSYRTDVDADTFQQFCTKTYSNAIHKVIGISIAYVITMIALQIVCVVLSDRLYKRLQEQTEQENEASGIFTTVLKSATDNRLINKKRMPNYAGLVAVFMMLTGIKLVSEVAVSIGIILQKFGPEYFHATEKFYLNSIYSGDLTLGYVTHVTAIVMFCVIVLSVGLGVLGFFAVIYGQRKLMSIMVILTLVLAVIEVICAWDCCFLVLSFVKL, from the exons ATGCTGATCATAGGACTGGATAGGGCTTTTAAGGCTCGGGTGGCGCCTGAAAACACCAGAGGACTTTTCTCTCATTTATTACTCAACAACAG ATTCATCAATGAGGACCGAATGCCGAAGTCTAAACACATCGCTTTAGCACTCTGTTTTTTCAAGCTGGTGACACTG TTGGTACAATTGCTATTTACCGTCGGCATCATCatggaaaaaataaatcctGGCTATTTTGATAACACAGAAGAATCCTTCCTAAATGACGTTTTCTCTTGGGATATCAGCCTAGGATACGTAACACATGCGCTTGGATTGCTGCTTCTAATTGTGACTCTCATCTGTGTTGTACTCAATGTTACAACCATTGCTGTGGTGTTGACAAAACAGAGGAAATGGCTCTTTGGT CTTTCCTTTGTTACCATTGTGCTTGGAGCTTTGAACGTAGTGATTCTGGGTTTGTTGTGTCAGGTCCTAGACGTG GCTTATTGCTGCGACAAGTCTCCTGACTGCTCCTACAGAACAGATGTAGATGCGGACACATTCCAACAG TTCTGTACCAAGACATACAGTAATGCCATTCACAAAGTCATCGGTATTTCTATTGCCTACGTCATCACTATGATAGCTCTACAG ATCGTGTGTGTGGTGTTGTCAGACCGATTATACAAACGACTTCAAGAGCAAACGGAACAGGAAAATGAAGCATCTGGGATTTTTACGACTGTCTTGAAATCTGCCACTGACAACAG ATTAATCAACAAAAAGCGGATGCCGAATTATGCCGGTCTTGTCGCTGTGTTTATGATGTTAACGGGAATAAAACTA GTGAGCGAAGTGGCTGTATCTATTGGCATCATACTACAGAAGTTCGGTCCGGAATACTTTCACGCGACAGAGAAGTTCTACCTCAACAGTATATACTCTGGGGACCTGACGTTAGGCTACGTCACCCACGTCACTGCCATCGTCATGTTCTGCGTCATCGTCCTGTCGGTGGGACTCGGGGTACTAGGTTTCTTTGCTGTTATTTATGGTCAACGGAAACTGATGTCTATA atGGTTATACTGACCCTGGTACTGGCGGTTATAGAAGTGATATGTGCTTGGGATTGTTGTTTTCTAGTTCTGTCATTTGTAAAACTgtga